GCATGCTAAATGCAGCTGCTGTATCCACAGCACATGGGGGGCGGACTGAGGCTCGGCGAGCTGGGGTCCTCCCGGCTTCGCCCCCGCCCGCCCCGCTCACCTTTTTGAGTTTTCGCTGCTGCACGATTCGCGCCTTCTTGGGGGCGATAACACGACCTGGGGAGAGACGCGCTCGCATGAGGCCGGAGACACCCAGGACCGCCCGCCTTCGCCCGCCACTTCCCGGCCCGCTTCTCACCGCCTTTCCTCGGGCCCCGGCTTCGCTCCGAGGCCGCTGCCGTAGTCTTGCTCTTTGCTGGTTTCTGCGCCTGAAACTTACGCTGCCCCTGCGCCATGTTCAGGCCCGGCACCGGAAGGGGAAGGGCTGCGGGGGGCGGGGTTAGAAGCAACCGGAAGACGCACTGCATCATGGGATACAGCGGGGCAGGAGGGCGCAAAGGCTCACGGGATACAGCGGGGCTGAGTTAAAGGTACAGTACTCCACAAAAGTGGTCAATTGCAGCCAGCGTTTTGCAACAATTTCGCACGGAAACCACAATGATGTGAACACTTAAGAAGAGTTTGTATGTTTTCTAAAACTTAAGCTATTTTAAGGTCATTATGCATAAAAACCCGGATTAGGTTTAGGGTAAGTTAAATGAGAAATTCACTTCTGGTGGGAAATTTATGAAGGTGCTAGTAATCACGATCCTCAGTAATCACGATCCCCAGCTCCCCCAACCCCGCCCAAGTGCTAGGGATAGAACTCAAGGTCACACACGTTAGgcacactgagccacactcccacccGTTTCctttaatgttaaaatatttaaaattatatctatatTCTTTTAAACGTTAAAAAACATTACTTGGAGGgacctggggtgtggctcagtagtagaaccCTTGGATAGCACGCaggaggcctgggttccatccccagcactgcaacaaaaaagtacaaaaataaaactgtgaaATAGTCTGTAGCCTGGCTGCCTGGTTTATAAAGTTTTTATTGGAACCAGGGCTGGTTATCACGTCTTGGTGGGGGTAAACTCAAGTTGCAAGTGCAAAGTTGGAGATGTTCTATTTAAAATCTTGATATTTTCATTATGATGGATTTTTCTGCAttaattctgttaaaaaaaatagtgcgctaaaatattattttgtttattgggCTTATTTGGtgtctgttttcttaaattttgcaCCTGGAGTGGCAACCTAGTTCCAGCTTGACAGCAACCGTAGGAAGGAGGCACTACGCCCATTGtataaaggaggaagggaaggcacagggaggttaagtaacttggccCTAAAGCACACAGTGGAGAATgaggtggaactgggatttgaagccCAGCAGTCTGGATCCAGCTGCTTGGGTTCTTAAAGAGGTATGCAAGGCCCTGTCCACTCTTCCTGTGGTTAGGGGAGGAAGGTTGGTGTTTTGGGTAGGTCATTTATAAAATCTGAGGAATGGGGGCAGGGTAGGGAGAGCAGGGTTGGGCACATCTGGGGGACCATCTAAGGTCGTTCCTCTGAGGAGATGGTGGCACTTAGGGCTGCCTGGAGCTCCTTGGGGGCAAAGACACCCA
The sequence above is drawn from the Castor canadensis chromosome 14, mCasCan1.hap1v2, whole genome shotgun sequence genome and encodes:
- the C14H19orf53 gene encoding leydig cell tumor 10 kDa protein homolog, producing the protein MMQCVFRLLLTPPPAALPLPVPGLNMAQGQRKFQAQKPAKSKTTAAASERSRGPRKGGRVIAPKKARIVQQRKLKKELEVGIRKKIEHDVVMKASSSLPKRLALLKTQGKKKGAASDKMPS